The genomic interval TCGGTCAGCACCTTCACCAGCACATAGTTGCGCCCCGGACAGGTGAGAATGACGCGCACTTCGGTGATTTTCATGGCGTGCCTCCTTTCAGGCGCTCTTCGGACAACAGATGGCGTGCCTGCCAGCCCAGCTCGCGTTCGATTTTTGCGGTGCTGTACAACCCATGCCTGCCTGTAATCCCTTCCGCCAGCGGCAACCACTGCGGCAGGAAGCGGGCAATGAGCTCCCTCGTCGGCTCGGGGCGGTTGGTAACCGGTGCCACCACATAGTAGACGGCAAAGCCGGGCGCATCATCCGCTTCCAGCGAAAGCCGGAACGCCTCCGCGGCGTCCACTGAATGTACGTAGTGCCACGTGCTTACCAGATAACCCTCGTGATTCGGGCGTTTCAGCTGTTCCAGTGGGCGAGGATGGTAGGTCTCGAACCACTCCGGTCGCCAGATGCCGCACAGGCGCAGGCAGTGTGTGCGGATACCGTACGCACTGAAAAAAGCACGCGCGGTCAGCTCGTTGACATACTTGGACAGGGAATAGTTGTCCTGTGGGTCGGCGGGTTGTTCTTCGTCTATCGGCAACCGCTGCAACGGGAATCCTTTTTCCGAAACGCGGTAAGGTCCCAAGCCGAGCGCATTGATACTGCTGGCAAGCGCGACGCGCTTCACACCGTGCGCCTGCGCAGCTTCGTACAGGTTCCACGTGCTGACCGTGTTCACCGCAAACGTTTCGGGTCCTGCGCCGGCGATAGCTCCCAAATGCGCGATGGCGTCCATCCCTTCCGTCACGCGAAAGCAGTGCTCCTTGTGGGTCAAATCCCCCTGCAGGAACGGCATGTGCCTGCGCACGTCCTCACCATCTTGCGGCAGCGGGTTTTTATCCGTCAGTATCACCTCATGCCTGTTGCACAGCGCCTGTGCCACATGCTGGGCGAGCTTTCCTGCTCCTCCCGTGATTAACACACGCATCCTCTCTACAGTTCCTCCGGGCCAAGTACTTTACAGCACCTTTTCGGGTTCTGCTTATCGCTATCCTGCCGCAGGAGAACACGGTTGCCACGGGGAATAGAGACACCGCTATGGCTTCCGCGAAACGATACTGGTTGCCCTCCCGGTTCGCCCTGTTATTGACCTGTGTGCCGCATCTGGGGGAGCGTCAAATCGCGCAGGTGCTGCACCGCTGGGCGCGGTCGGGCGTGTCTGTGGACGAGTTCCTGTCCACGCCGCCGCAGACTTTGCAGCAGGAATGGGGACTTTCGGCACAGGCGGCGCAGGCACTAACCGAACCCAATGCCGACTGGCGGAAGCAGTTCGGGCAGATGGACGCACTGGTGCGGCGGCACGGTGTGGAGGTGCTGACCGCACAGCATCGGCTATATCCCATGGCGCTGGAAGCCTTTTGTGAGTTTGCGCCGCCGGTGTTGTTCGCACTTGGCAACCTGCATCTGTTGCAGGACGGCTGGCGTTTCGCGGTCGCCTGCTCGCGCGACGCACCCCATCTGGCGCTGGAGGCAGCAGACGAGATTACCCGACAGGCGACTCGCGAAGGCGGCATCCCTGTCACCGGGCACAACACGCCGCCCTATCAACGGGTCGCCATCGCGGCGATTCGGGCGGAAAAGCCCTCGGTGACGGTGCTGGACAGGGGACTTCTGGACGCGCTGGGCGAAGGTTTGAACCGTCCACTGTTCCCGGCGGCGAGGTTGTATGAGCTGGAGTTCCGCACCGACCGCGACCTGGTGCTGTCGCCGTTCCCCTTGCAGGCGGGCAGCCTGGGCTTGCACAATCAGCGCAGGGACGAGCTGGTATTCGCGCTGGCGGACGTCGTGTTTGCGGTCTGGGTGCGGGCTGGAGGTGTCATGGAACGTCTCTGTCGGCGGGCGAAGGAGCGGGGCACGCGCATCGAGGTCTGGAAAGCCCCCGACGGAACCATCTCCGAAGGCGTCAAACGGCTGATAGAGGACACACCCTCGCCGTGAGCAAAGCGGCAGAGTATAATACCGATAGAGGATCCCGCGCCAAGCAGGGGGTGTCATGATGAATGCAGAGGAACCTTCAATGGAAGTAACAGGCGGTCTGGAGCGGTTCATCAACCAGATTGTGGAAGGCGACTGTCGGGAGCTGCTGCCGCAGCTGCCGGATGAGTGCGTGGACCTTATTGTGACTTCTCCCCCATATGCCGATCAACGCAAACACGTGTACGGCGGCGTTCACCCCGATGAGTACGTGGATTGGTTCCTGCCCATCTCCGCTGAGCTGAAGCGTGTGTTGAAACCCACGGGCTCCTTCGTGCTGAATATCAAAGAGCGTGTGGTGAACGGGGAACGACATACTTATGTGATTGAACTCATCCTGAAGATGCGCGAGCAGGGGTGGCTCTGGACAGAAGAATACATCTGGCACAAGAAGAACACTTACCCGGGAAAGTGGCCGAACCGCTTCCGCGACGCGTGGGAGCGATGCCTGCACTTCACCAAACAGAAGCAGTTCAAGATGTTTCAGGAAGCAGTGATGGTTCCAATGGGCGAGTGGCGCCACTCCCGACTGCGCAAGCTGAGCGAAAACGACCTTCGCCGAGATGTCTCGCGCGTGGGCAGTGGCTTCGGCAAGCGCGTGGCGAACTGGATTGGACGGGAGTGGGCCTACCCTACCAATGTGTTACACATGGCAACGGAATGCTACAACCGCAACCACGCCGCCACCTTCCCCGTAGACCTGCCTGCATGGTTCATCAAGCTCTTTACGGAGCCGGGTGATGTGGTGCTGGACCCCTTCATCGGTTCCGGAACAACGGCGGTTGCCTGCGTGCGTCTGGGACGTCGCTACATCGGTTTTGAGTGGAACCCGGAGTACGTGCAGGTCGCCCGAGAAAGAATGGAAAAGGAATCCCGCCAGCCGAACCTGTATACCTTTGCCGAAGAGAGGACGCCCTATGACCCCTGATGAACTGGAGGAACTCATCAAGCAAAGGCTGGAACGCTTCTACGAACGGCGGATTGCCAATCTGACGCAGGTGCAACTGTTTGATGTGCTTAAACGAAAGAACCCTTATTTGCTCCGTGCCATTGGCATCTCCTCCGCCGCGCAGCTGGTAGAAATCGTCCTGCAACAGCATATCATGGCTTCCGATGAGACACTTTTTGGCACCGAGTTTATTGAGCCTGTGGCTTTGGCGGTGAGTGGGGGTAAGAAATCGTCTGCGGAGGGAATAGACATCGAGGTTGAAGGAGAGATTTCCTATAAGGCCATTTCCGTTAAGTCCGGTCCAAACATTTTCAACTCCAGCCAGGCGAAGAAGATGAACGAGCAATTCGAGGAGCTGCGTCGGCGTTTGCAGCAATATCTTCGCCAGACGCGCAAGCAGTTTGACCCGATTCTTGGTGCTGCTTATGGCAAGCGCAACTTGCCAGCAAGGGGAAAGCGTTCTTATCGGCATGTCGCAGGACAGGCATTTTGGCAGGAGCTAACAGGCGACCCAGATTTTTACCTGAAGGTTATCCGTTTGATGAAAGACTATCCCGAACAACATCGAAGAGTTTTCGAGCAAGAAATGGACAAAGCAAAGAACCGGTTCGCGCGTGACCTTCTGAACCAATTTGCCGAAGCAGACGGAACCCTGAGCTGGGAGAAACTGCTGAAGTATAATAGCGGAGGAAACAACGAATGAGCATTTTGCAACAACTGGTGGAACTCTCGCACTGGCTGGGAGCCGAGCATCGGGAACTGGCGATACTGGGCGAAGGCAATACCTCCGCTCTGGCGGAAGATGGCAAAACCTTCTACGTGAAAGCCAGCGGTACGCGCCTGATGGACATCACCGAGCAGGGCTTCGTGCGCGTCGACCTGCAGAAGACACTGCACGCACTGGAACACGCCGCCGAAACCGATGAAGCCACCCGCACGGCGTTGGAGACCAGCCGGGTAGACCCGCAGGAAAAGCAGATGCCCTCGGTAGAAACCTTCCTGCACGCCTATCTGCTATCACTGCCGGGCATTCGCTTTGTCGGACACACCCATCCGGTAGCGGTCAACGCCCTGCTCTGCTCGCAACACGCCGAAGAACTGCTGGCGGGACGCCTGTTCCCCGACGAAATCGTGGTGTGCGGCATCGCGCCGCTGTGGGTTCCCTACACCGACCCCGGTCTGCCCCTGGCGCGCGAACTGCGCCGTCGGGTGGAAAACTATGTGCATCAGTACGGCGTGTTGCCGAAGGTCATCCTGATGCAAAATCACGGCTTGATTACTCCCGCAGAGACACCGCAGAAAGTGATAGCCGCCACCGCCATGGCGGTGAAAACCGTGAAGATACTTTTGGGTACAATGGCGGCAGGAGGACCGAACTTTCTCGCGCCGCACCATGTGGAACGGATTTACACCCGCCCCGATGAGGCGTATCGGCAGGCGATTATCGCCCAGCTGCAAGCCTCGCGCGAGGACAACCGGAACGACGAAGGAAGGTGAATACAATGGACAAATGGAACAGATATCGCCATGCACAGCATCCCATCCCTCAGAAGATGCTCCGCTGGCACCTTTACGGGGCAGGGCTGGAGAACCTGGGGAAGAACGGACAGCCCGAAGAGGTGCCCGTGCCGGAACCCGGCGATGATGAACTGCTGGTGCGTATCGATGCGCTGGGGCTATGTTTTTCCGACACGAAGGTGGTCTCGCTGGGCGAGAAGCATCCCCGGCTGGTTGGGCGTGACCTTCAAAAGGAGCCAGTGGTGCTGGGGCACGAGGTCTCCTGCACCGTGGTGAAGGTCGGCAAGAATCTGCAAGACCGTTTCCACGTCGGGCAACGGTTCATCGTGCAGGCGGACGTGTTTTACCAGGGCAAGAGCATCGCGTACGGCTACGTGTTGCCGGGCGCGATGACGCAGTACGGCATCATCGGTAAGGAGATTATCGAGGGGGATGAGGGCTGCTACCTGCTACCCATCCGGGACGAGGACGGTTACGTGGAAGCCGCGCTGGTGGAGCCGTGGGCGTGCGTGGTGGCATCCTATTCTCAGAAACGCCGCCAGCACATCCAGCATGACGGCGTGGCGCTGCTGGTGATGGGCGAGCGCATCCCGCACACCGATTTTACGCTGGGCGATGCCATCACCGATACACATCGCCCCCGCAGGGTGGTCGCCCTCAGTGCAGGGGGACAGGTGCGTGCGGAACTGGTCCGACTGGTCGCCGAGTCGGGCATGGAGCTGGTGGAGGACGAAGCGACCGTCGATGCCGCGCGCCGACACGCCCCGGAAGGCGGCTACAACGACATCCTGTGTATTGGCGAACTGCCCCCGGAAGCAATCGAAGGCGTGGCGGACCTGCTGGCAAAAGGCGGCGTACTGTGGATACTGCGTCGCACCCCGTTCGATCGCTGCCTGAGTCTGGACATCGGACGCATCCACTACGATAGCCTCTGGGTGGTAGGCGCGTTCAGCGACAAACTTGCCGATGCAAACGCCATCCCTCTGCGCAGTGACCTCCTCCCGGGCGGTGCCTGCTGGATTGTGGGAGGCGGAGGACCCATGGGGCAGATGCATGTGCAGCGCGCCGTGCAACATCCGAACGCGCCTGCCCTCATCGTGGCAACGGAT from Bacillota bacterium carries:
- a CDS encoding NAD(P)-dependent oxidoreductase, which codes for MRVLITGGAGKLAQHVAQALCNRHEVILTDKNPLPQDGEDVRRHMPFLQGDLTHKEHCFRVTEGMDAIAHLGAIAGAGPETFAVNTVSTWNLYEAAQAHGVKRVALASSINALGLGPYRVSEKGFPLQRLPIDEEQPADPQDNYSLSKYVNELTARAFFSAYGIRTHCLRLCGIWRPEWFETYHPRPLEQLKRPNHEGYLVSTWHYVHSVDAAEAFRLSLEADDAPGFAVYYVVAPVTNRPEPTRELIARFLPQWLPLAEGITGRHGLYSTAKIERELGWQARHLLSEERLKGGTP
- a CDS encoding DNA-processing protein DprA, which codes for MASAKRYWLPSRFALLLTCVPHLGERQIAQVLHRWARSGVSVDEFLSTPPQTLQQEWGLSAQAAQALTEPNADWRKQFGQMDALVRRHGVEVLTAQHRLYPMALEAFCEFAPPVLFALGNLHLLQDGWRFAVACSRDAPHLALEAADEITRQATREGGIPVTGHNTPPYQRVAIAAIRAEKPSVTVLDRGLLDALGEGLNRPLFPAARLYELEFRTDRDLVLSPFPLQAGSLGLHNQRRDELVFALADVVFAVWVRAGGVMERLCRRAKERGTRIEVWKAPDGTISEGVKRLIEDTPSP
- a CDS encoding site-specific DNA-methyltransferase codes for the protein MEVTGGLERFINQIVEGDCRELLPQLPDECVDLIVTSPPYADQRKHVYGGVHPDEYVDWFLPISAELKRVLKPTGSFVLNIKERVVNGERHTYVIELILKMREQGWLWTEEYIWHKKNTYPGKWPNRFRDAWERCLHFTKQKQFKMFQEAVMVPMGEWRHSRLRKLSENDLRRDVSRVGSGFGKRVANWIGREWAYPTNVLHMATECYNRNHAATFPVDLPAWFIKLFTEPGDVVLDPFIGSGTTAVACVRLGRRYIGFEWNPEYVQVARERMEKESRQPNLYTFAEERTPYDP
- a CDS encoding cytoplasmic protein; the protein is MTPDELEELIKQRLERFYERRIANLTQVQLFDVLKRKNPYLLRAIGISSAAQLVEIVLQQHIMASDETLFGTEFIEPVALAVSGGKKSSAEGIDIEVEGEISYKAISVKSGPNIFNSSQAKKMNEQFEELRRRLQQYLRQTRKQFDPILGAAYGKRNLPARGKRSYRHVAGQAFWQELTGDPDFYLKVIRLMKDYPEQHRRVFEQEMDKAKNRFARDLLNQFAEADGTLSWEKLLKYNSGGNNE
- a CDS encoding class II aldolase/adducin family protein; its protein translation is MSILQQLVELSHWLGAEHRELAILGEGNTSALAEDGKTFYVKASGTRLMDITEQGFVRVDLQKTLHALEHAAETDEATRTALETSRVDPQEKQMPSVETFLHAYLLSLPGIRFVGHTHPVAVNALLCSQHAEELLAGRLFPDEIVVCGIAPLWVPYTDPGLPLARELRRRVENYVHQYGVLPKVILMQNHGLITPAETPQKVIAATAMAVKTVKILLGTMAAGGPNFLAPHHVERIYTRPDEAYRQAIIAQLQASREDNRNDEGR
- a CDS encoding alcohol dehydrogenase catalytic domain-containing protein; translation: MDKWNRYRHAQHPIPQKMLRWHLYGAGLENLGKNGQPEEVPVPEPGDDELLVRIDALGLCFSDTKVVSLGEKHPRLVGRDLQKEPVVLGHEVSCTVVKVGKNLQDRFHVGQRFIVQADVFYQGKSIAYGYVLPGAMTQYGIIGKEIIEGDEGCYLLPIRDEDGYVEAALVEPWACVVASYSQKRRQHIQHDGVALLVMGERIPHTDFTLGDAITDTHRPRRVVALSAGGQVRAELVRLVAESGMELVEDEATVDAARRHAPEGGYNDILCIGELPPEAIEGVADLLAKGGVLWILRRTPFDRCLSLDIGRIHYDSLWVVGAFSDKLADANAIPLRSDLLPGGACWIVGGGGPMGQMHVQRAVQHPNAPALIVATDVDAVRLEAVRERYATSAERRGIRFAILNPKEFEPQAFHQKLLELTDGRGFTDIVNMVPIADVVADSARLLADGGVYNIFAGVARGVKACLDANAICGRSVRFFGSSGSSLADIRLTLEQMESGQLQTRASLAAIGGMRAAHEGIRALMEARFPGKTVIFPQIPDLPLMSLAELKEKFPTVYAKLEGGRFWTKEAEEELLRLLLPEG